CGAGAAAACCGGCAACTGCCACCCGTTCATTATCAAAGTTTACGCCCCCATGCATCCGCTGGTGCACGTGGTTTGCTGGGCGCGGGTTTTGGCATCAAGCCAGAACATCCTGACTACGAAGCCATGCGCATTGAATTTCTGAACCAGTATGAATCCGCCATTGCCGTGCACAGCAAACTGTTCAAGCAAGTGCCAGACCTCTTGCGCGGTCTTGATGTCATGGGCGTATCCTGGGGCATAGTCACCAACAAGGCCATGCGCTTTACCCGCCCGCTGATCCCGCTGCTCGATTTGCAGGAAGCGCGCTGCGTGATTTCTGGCGACACCACCCCACATGCCAAACCTCACCCTGCCCCCTTGCTGGAAGCCGCAAGGCAACTGGGCATACGCTCAGAAAACTGCTGGTACGTAGGCGACGACCTGCGCGACATACAAGCTGCCGAAGCTGCAGGCATGACCAGCATTGCCGCCGCCTGGGGCTATTGCGGCGCGACCGAGCCCAAGCACTGGAAAGCCGACGCCATCATCGACAGCCCGCTGGAACTGCTGGAACTGGTACGCGCCAAACATTTACAGGCCGTGGGCTCTTGAATACTGCAGGACTAGCCCTAAATGGGGTATACTGATAAAGCTTTGGGGACGACCAGGTTTCGACGGGGGTTGCAAAGCAGCGCAGGGCATACCGAGGCCAGACTACCTCGTAAATACAATCTGAACTATATAACTGCAAACGATAACTCGTACGCATTAGCCGCTTAATACCGGCTAACCTTACACCACTTCGTCCATAGGGTGGGCTGGCAACAGCAGTAAGGACATTCATATGGAATCGTCTTGAGCCGGGTTACTTGACTCTCGATTAAATAATAGGTAACTCGTCCTGCCGCAGCGTGTGCGTCCGCGTCGTCAGGATTAAATCAAATGGCAGCACTAAGTATGTAGAACTGTCTGTAGAGTGCTTTCGGACGCGGGTTCGATTCCCGCCGTCTCCACCAAAAATACAAAACCACCCAGTTTCATCGGGTGGTTTTTTATTTTTGTTGATTTTGTGGGTATGCCAACCCGCGGGACGCGGGGCGAGTGGGGAATTCGAGCTGCATGCAGCGAGCCCACGAGCGACATATCGCTTGCAAGCGATATGGCTGGCCAGGATGACCGATTCCCGCCATCTCCACCAAAACAGAGAAGCCATCCAATTTATTGGGTGGCTTTTCTATTTTGATGATCTGCGTGAATTGAACCTGCGGGACGCGGGGATGAGTGCGGACAGACAACAGCACCTGCGTGCTGTTGTCTGCCTCACGAATCTGAGCAGCTTGCAAGCTGCGAAGTGGAGAACAGGGGTTTCGAGCCCCATGCGGCGAGCCCACGAACGACATGGCGCTGCTTCAACTCCCATCAACCGCGCCAGTCCAGCATTAGGCTCTGCTGACGCCTCATGCATGGCATTAAATTGGCGAAACTTTTCATCATCAAGTTTAAAGTAAATCTGGTCCAGCAAAACTTCCCGAGTATGCTCACAAGCAACTTCAACAATAAAGTCTGTTCGACTCTTACCCAATGCATTTGCGGCGCGATCAATTAAGGCCATTTGTTCTGGCAAGATACGGATTTTAATTGTGCCAGCACACACGGCAACCTCATTTTGTTGACAGTAGATAGGAAGAGGCTAGCGCTTGGAGTCGCATTTGCCAACATAAAAGACAATGCAGCATATTGCAAGCCCCAGCAACCGGATGTTAGCCTTCTTACTGCAATTTACTATTGCTGAAATAATTTTCACAAGAGAAATAAATGGCACCAAAGAAATCAAAAACGTCCTGGAAAGACGTCAAAGTCAAGCTAACTGACCTGAGCGATACAGAGCTTATCAAGTTGATACATGATCTATATGTCAGCGACAAAAACAATCAGCACATTCTGCATGCCAGATTCGATCTGGGTGACGATGTGTTGGGTCCGTATAAAGCCACTATCCATCGCTGGCTTTGGCCTGATTTTGGTCAGGACACTTCAGTGGGCAGGGCAAAAAAAGCGATAGCCGACTATAAAAACGCAGGTGGCCAATCTAATGGTTTGGCCGAACTGATGGTTTTTTATTGCGAACAAGCTACTGGTTTCATCGATAGCATAGCTTTGGAAGATGAAACGTATTTTGATGCATTGATAGTAATGTTTGAAAATGCCCTGGATACAATCTCCACCCTTCCGCTCAAAAAAGCACAGTCATATAGTGATCGGCTAGAAAATGTAAGGCACCTTTGTCATCGATTTGGTTATGGTGTAGGCGATGAAATGGATGAACTACTCGCCAACTATGGGGCCAGAAGTTGAACCCTCCTTGCAATGGAAGCCTGTTCCCTGCGCGATAATAACCAAGCATAGGTATCATATTGATACGCCATTATTAAATATGCATGACAACCCCCATCTTTATACAGTAGGATTATCGTCTGTCCATATACCAATTTGAATAGCGAGCAAGCCTGCATGTCCCTGGACTTTTCTACTCTGTCCGCCCTGCGTACTCATCATCCCGCCTGGCGCTTACTATGTTCTGACCATGCGCCCTTGATTGCCAGTTTTTTGCATCGCATCTTTGTCGCGCCCAATGTAAGGGTTGTGAGTGCCGATGATCTGGCTGAGATGCTGGAAGATGAGTTGTTTGCCCTGCGTGAGCGTTTGGGTGAAAACGAATTCCCCAAGCGCGCACAAGAGTATTTGAATGACTGGGCAAGCCCGGATAAAGCCTGGTTGCGCAAATTTTATCAACAGGGCTCTGACGAGGCGCAGTTTGACCTGACACCAGCAACGGAAAAAGCCATCAACTGGCTCAGCAGCCTGACTGAGCGCAGCTTTGTCGGTACCGAGTCACGCTTGCTGACCTTGTTTGACTTACTTAAACAAATGAGTGAAGGTAGCGAAGTTGACCCGGCAAAGCGCATCGCCGAGTTGCAAAAGAAACGTGAAGACATTGATGCAGAGATTAGCCGGGTCTTGAGTGGTGATCTTGGCCTGCTGGATGATACGGGTATCAAAGACCGCTTCCAGCAATTCATGCAGATTTCACGTGATCTTTTAACTGATTTTCGTGAGGTTGAATACAACTTTCGCCAGCTTGACCGCAGGGTGCGAGAGCACATCGCTTTGTGGGAGGGTTCCAAGGGAGCCTTGCTGGAGCAGATCATGGGGGAACGTGATGCGATCAGCGACTCAGATCAGGGCAAGAGTTTTCGCGCATTCTGGGATTTTCTGATGTCCAGCCGCAGGCAGGAGGAACTGACGCAGTTGCTTGATCATGTCCTTGCTTTGACGCCGGTACAGGAACTGGCACCCGGCCCGCGTACCAGACGTGTGCATTATGACTGGCTGGAAGCGGGTGAACATACCCAGCGCACAGTCGCCCAATTATCGCAACAACTAAGGCGCTTTCTGGATGATCAGACCTGGCTGGAAAATCGCCGCATTATGGACATCTTGCGCGGCATAGAATCCAAGTCACTGGCTTTGCGCCAGCAACAACCATCGGGTGAATTTTTCAGCATAGATGAAATGACGGCAGAGATAGAATTGCCGATGGAGCGCCCTTTACACAGCCCCTCTTTCAAGCCAGTCATTGCCGACTTGATCTTGCAGGCTGGCGACGCTGATCTTGATACCAATGCGCTCTACAATTATTTCACTATCGACAAAGCAGAGTTGATGCTACACATACGACATGCATTGCAATTGCAATCCCAGGCGACACTGCAAGAGATCACGACCAAACATCCCTTGAAACATGGTCTGGCTGAGCTCGTCAGTTACCTGCATTTGGGCAATGAGTCTTTCAATACCGTGATCGATGAAGAGCACACAGAAACCATAGGCTGGCACGCAATCACATCCCGTGGCGAGCAAGTACAAAAACAGGCTACCCTGCCACGCGTTATTTTTGTGAGGTGAGCATGGATACCACCGCCTCCGTTGTTGGTCACGCTGCAACTAACCTAGCCACGCCTAATCAAGACCATGCATTGTCCCCGCTGCTGATCAATTTGCTCAAGACGGTTCTGTACCGTGAAGATGATGAGCAATTGTGGGGTGCGCTCTTGAAGCTGCAAGCAAGGGTGCGCGACTATGTTAATGTTCTCAATCTTGATCTTGTGCTGGATGAGGCAGAAGGTTATGCCTTTCTCAAAAGCCGCCCTGAACCAGAAGAGCAGGAAGCGAAAACCAGGACCAAGCTACCTCGCCTCGTGGCGCGGCGTCCCTTGTCGTTTCCTGTCAGTCTGCTATTAGCTTTGCTCAGGAAGAGGTTGGCAGAATTTGATGCCAATGGCGGTGACACACGCCTGGTTTTAAGCAAGGAAGACATCGCCGGACTCATGCGTGTGTTTTTACCAGACAGCAGTAACGAAGCCAGACTGGTCGATCAAGTAGAAACCCATATCAACAAAGTGATAGATCTGGGCTTTATACGCAAATTGAAAGCTGGCAGCAGCCCACAAACGTATGAAGTGCGGCGCATACTGAAAGCCTTTGTGGATGCACAATGGCTGGCTGATTTTGATGTCAGGCTGGCCAGCTACCAAGCGCAACTCGCTGGCGAAGAAGATGTATCGGACAAAACTGATGAATGACGTGATGCGAGCTGATACTGAACTGATGGCAGAGGTCGAGCTGTCAGGCTTTCGTCTGCATAGACTGGAAGTACTGAACTGGGGCACCTTTGACAAGAAAGTCTGGACTTTGCATCTGGATGGGAAAAATGGCTTGCTCACTGGCGATATAGGCTCAGGCAAATCCACCCTGGTAGATGCGATCACCACCCTGCTGGTGCCGACACAAAAAGCAGCCTATAACAAGGCTGCAGGTGCAGACAGCCGCGAGAGAAATTTGCGCTCTTACGTACTAGGCTATTTCAAGTCAGAGCGCAATGAGGTCAGTGGTACCGCCAGGCCTGTGTCGCTGCGCAAGGACAATAGCTATTCCGTCATCCTGGCCGTGTTTCGCAATGCCGGTTTTGATCAGACAGTGACGCTGGCACAAATGTTCTGGATGAAAGAGCCACACGGTCAGCCTGCGCGCTTTTTTGTCGGTGCAGAAAAAGAATTATCCATAGCCGCTGACTTTGGCAATTTTGATGCAGATGTCAATAAGTTGCGCAAAAGACTGCGTGCCTCAGGTGCAGATGTAGAAGAGAGCTTCTCTAAATATGCAGCCTGGTTCCGGCGGCGTTTTGGCATAGAGAATGAGCAGGCTATGGAACTGTTTCATCAGACTGTGTCCATGAAGTCGGTTGGCAATCTGACAGACTTTGTACGCACCCACATGCTGGAACCCTTTGATGTAGCCAGCCGTACCGATGCCCTGATCTCTCACTTTGAAGACTTGAACCGCGCCCATGAAGCGGTCTTGAAGGCCAAGCGCCAGACCGATATGCTGACGCCACTGGTCGCCGATTATGAGCTGCACATCGTCAAAGCGGCCGACATTGCGCAACTGAAACAATGCCGCGAAGGCTTGCCCAGCCATTTTGCCAGTTTGAAATTACACTTGCTGACACAGCGCCTGAATCATTTAGGGGAGGAATGGCTGGGGCATAATGCCCAGGTCTTGCAATTGGAGATGCAACGTGAAAAGCAAGGTTTTGAGATAGACGATATCAAGCTCGCCATTGCCAATAATGGTGGCGACCGCCTGAGCAAGCTGGAAGCAGATATCAGGGAAAAAGAAATCCTGCGCGACAATCGCAAGAGCAAGGCTGAGCGTTACGGCCAGCTATTGGCCGACCTGGGTGAGAAACCTGCTGATAATTCACAGGATTTCCATGCGAAAAGCCAGGTCTTGCACACATTGGCTGAGGATTTGCGTGCCGATGAAGGCCGCCTTCAAAACATACACGCAGAACATGGTGTCAGCTTCAGGCAAGCCAAGATTGAGAGGGATGAATTACAGACTGAAATCAACAGCCTGAAACGCCGCCCGAATAATATAGACAGCAAACAAATCAAGATACGTGAACTCTTGTGTAGTGCGCTGGACATCGCAGAAGATGACATGCCCTTTTGCGGTGAGCTGATACAAATCCGCGATAGCGAACAAGAATGGGAAGGTGCAGCAGAGCGGCTCATGCGTGGCTTTGCCTTGTCCATGCTGGTGCCAGAAAAGTATTACCAGCAGGTTGCAGAGTGGGTCAACACAAACCATCTTTACGGGCGTTTCGTGTATTTTCGGGTGCATCAGCAAAGACGTGGCAAACCGGCCAGCCCGCATGCTGATTCACTGGTCAGGAAACTCGCCATCAAGCCGGATTCTGCATTGTATGAATGGCTGGAAGCCGAGCTGTTGCATCGTTTCGATGTCGCCTGTTGCGCAAGCCAGGCGCAGTTCCGTCAGGAAGCCAGGGCAATTACCATGGCTGGTCAGATAAAAGACCCCAGTGGCCGCCACGAGAAAGACGATAGCCACAGCATCAATGACCGCAGCCGCTATGTACTGGGCTGGTCGAATGCACCCAAGATAGCCGCCTTGGAAAAGAAGCGTAGTCAGCTGGAAACTGACATGCATCGTGTCATGACCTTGATGAATGATGCCAAAGCTGCACAGAACGCCGCCAAAGCCAGAATCACTGTGCTCGACAAACTGGAAGAATTCAAAGATTTTGAAGAAATCAATTGGGCCAGCCTGGTTACAGAGATTGCCAATCTTCAGCTTGAAAAACAAAGACTGGAAGCTGCCTCTGATGTACTGCTATCCTTGAACCAGAATTTGCAAAATGCCCGACAGGCGCTGAAGGAGTTGGAAAGCCAGCTCGACAGCTTCAAGGACAAGCGCTCAAAAAATGAAGGCCAGCGGCAACAGGCAGAGAGCCTGCAGACAGCGGCGCTGACGGTGCTGCAAAAGCAGGCTCTGGAAGCCGACATAACACCCCTGCTGGAAAAAATACGCAACCAGGTTTTAGGCAAGCACGCACTCACGGTTGAGTCATGTGATCCACAAGAGCATGAGGTGCGCAGTTTCATTCACAAAAATCTGGAAACAGAAGACGACAAATTGAGAAAGCTGGGTAAAAGAATCAGCGAAGCCATGTTCACTTTCAAGAACGAATTCAAGCTGGAAACCACTGACTTTGATACCCATGTTGATGCCGGATTTGAATACAAGAAACTGCTCGAGCAATTGAACCGGGACGACCTGCCACGCTTTGAAGCACGCTTCAAGGAAATGCTCAACGTCAATACCATTAACGAACTCGCTAATTTCAATGCGCAATTGGCACGGGAACGTGAAACCATCAAAGAGCGTATTGCTCACATCAATGAATCACTGATCCAGATAGACTATAACCCTGAGCGTTACATCATCGTCGAATCACAGATCAGCCCGGATGCTGACATACGTGATTTTCAGTCTGATTTGCGGGCATGTACCGAGGGCACACTCAGTGGTAGCGACGAGGCGCAATATTCAGAAACCAAGTTCCTGCAGGTCAAAGCCATCATAGACCGCTTTCGCGGCCGCGAGGGTTTGTCAGAACAAGATAAACGCTGGACTGGCAAGGTCACCGATGTGCGTAACTGGTTCTTGTTTGCGGCCAGTGAAAGATGGCGTAGCAATGATGCAGAACATGAGCACTATTCCGACTCTGGCGGCAAATCAGGTGGTCAAAAAGAAAAGCTGGCTTACACCATTTTAGCTGCCAGCCTTGCCTATCAATTTGGCCTGGGTTGGGACAAGCAACGTTCGCGCTCTTTCCGCTTTGTGGTAATTGATGAGGCATTTGGACGCGGCTCAGATGAATCTGCGCAATATGGCCTGAATCTGTTTCAGCAATTGAATCTGCAATTACTGATCGTCACGCCTTTGCAAAAGATCCATATTATTGAACCTTATGTATCCAGCGTTGGCTTTGTGCATAACGAAAATGGTCAGGAATCCAAATTGCGTAATTTGTCGATAGAAGAGTATCGCGAACAGAAATTACATGTGCTGGCGGATGTACTCGCATGAATTGGACTGACTCAACTGAATTAAAAGCCCAGTTGCAACGTCTGTGGGAGCGTGGTGATTTATTACGTATGCAACTGGAACCTGAAGCGCACTTCCCGCTACGTTTGAGCTTGAAGGCACCAACCTCCAGCGATATCAGCGACCGCTTTGATGCCGTAAGAAAATGGATAGCAGAACTAGCCTCATTACCACATATACGCTTGGAATGGCGCGAGGTGCGCCACCGCATACATGGTTTGCAACGCCTGCCAGATCAAGTCTGGATAGATAGCCTTGATGCTGCTTTGGCGATAACAAGCAAAAAACGGGAAGCTGCGCGTTTTCAGTTGATGTTTGATGAAACACTAAGCAAGCTCCCGGTCTTGCAGCCATGGTTAAAAAAACGGCCCATGCAGGCACTCGACTTGCATGACCGATGGCCACAATTGCTGGCGATTATCACATGGTTATGCGAACATCCACGCCCTGCAATTTATCTGCGTCAAGTTGATATTACTGGCATGCACAGCAAATTCATTGAGGCAAATCGTGCGGTATTGTCAGAACTACTGGATCTGGCATTACCCCCGGATACTATTGATGAGCGCTACACAGGCATAGGCCAATTTGCGTCGCGTTATGGATTTCTGGACAAGCCACTGCGCTTGCGCTTCAGGGTACTTGACGAGCGTATGCAAATTTTAGCGGGCATCAGCCACCCGGACATCATGCTTGATGCAGACAGTTTTTCCGGTCTTGATTTATCTGGGAAAACTGTCTTCATTACCGAGAATGAAATTAATTTTCTGGCTTTTCCTAAAGTCGCCAATGCGATTGTTATTTTTGGCTCTGGCTATGGCTGGGACGCGCTGACATCCGCTCAATGGCTGAATAGCTGTGCAATTTACTATTGGGGTGATATCGATACGCATGGCTTTGCCATTCTCAACCAGCTGCGCCATCATTTCCAGCATGTCACCTCCTTTTTAATGGACAGGGAGAGCTTGCTGAGACATGAAATACATTGGGGTGAAGAAGCTAATCAGGTCACCCATGCGTTGAATTGCCTCAATGTTGAAGAACAGGCGCTATTCGAAGACTTGCGCGAACATCGCTTGGGAAAGAATCTGAGACTGGAACAAGAACGCATACAATTTGAGTACGTCATGAATGAAGTGTTGCGACTGACGAACACTACAAAGATGCTGAATTCAGATTGAGCATTATTATCTATGACCCCAGAACTCAAATTTTATCTCGCAGCCTGGATCAGCTACTGCATCCTGTGCATCTGGCTATACCTGACTGACCGCGCGTCCTTTCCCCTGCAAGCGTACAAAGCATTTCTGTACGTGCCCTGGAAGCTGATTACGTTCAGCATTGCTGCAATTGGGATTACTGTCGTCGCACCTTACACCGCTGACCCGACCTGGGATTATTTTGATGCGGCCATGATGTCTGCACTCACATTCTTGACTGCACCTTGGGCAACGGGAATACTCTACTTGGGGATAAGAGGCAAGGCCAGATTCAGACATGTGCTGGTCGCAATTGGGGTTTGGATGTTCTCGGCAAGCTGGTGTTATGACTTGTATCTGTTGATCAGGGATGGCAATTATCCGATTACCTGGGAGGCAAATATCTATGCATCCTCGGTGCTTTATTTTAGCGCGGGCTTGCTGTGGAATCTGGAGTATAGGGCTGGCCGGGGCGTGACATTTTCTTTTCTTGAACCGGGATTTCCAGCCCGCCCACAGCAAACAAGTTTTGCCAGGATCGCCTGGTTTGGCCTGCCTTTCATGATATTGGCTATCTGTTGCATAGGATATTTTCTTATCTAAAGACAAGAAAATCACACGCAAAAAATTCACAACTCTATCCAGCTTGCAGGTCTTCAAGCGTTCAGGAAAATCAATCCCTGACTCACTCTGCATTAATCTCTGTCCGGTGCACCAAGCGGAAACAACTGCCGATAAGGCCGCGCCTCTTCCACTGCCCTTGCGAATGATGGGCGGGCCAGCAGGCGGCTGCGGTAAGCACGTAGCTTTGGATATTTTTCTGCGATCTGCTGGGTCCAGTCTGCATAGAAAAGTGAAGGTGCTGCGGCGCAGTCTGCCAGTGTGAAATTTTCACCGCTGGCCCATGCATCACCTTTGAGGTGGTTTTCCAGCCATGCATAGGCGAGGTCGAGTTTGCTGGCGGCGTGGGCCAGCCCCTCCTGTCTTTTTACAGTATCGCCTGTCAGTGCTGCGCCAACCGCGTGCTGGACCGGGGTCATGACGTGCAGGTCGAAGTAGCGGTCAAGAAAGCGCACGTCCAGCGCCTGCATGGGATCTGCTGGCAGCAGGCGCACTGGCCCAGGGTGAACCATTTGCAGGTATTCGATGATGATGCTGGTCTCGACGACATTGCGCTCGCCATCGACCAGCAGGGGGAATTTGCCGAGCGGCCAGCGTTGCAGCCACTCTGCTGTGTAGGCAGGCGTATCTGGCCCTATGCAGCGAAATTCAAAAGGCGTGTCATTCTCGTACAGCGCGATAAGCACTTTCTGGGTGTAGGAAGAAAAAGGATGACCGTAAAGTAAGAGTGACATGAGCTATGCCTTGAAAAAGGTGTTCTTTGATGATGTTCGCGTTGTACAGAAATTTATCTCGCATGGTGGTCTGCGTATGACCAAGACCAAGGCCATGACTACACCGGCCATGCGCCGCAAATACATGCCTGGCCCAATTCTGCGCGTCCACAGGTATTCAATCAAATACTTCCATCCAGCGACAAGGCTCATTATTTGCCGACTATATTAAAAATGCAATCACTTGCGGAGTTGAAATGATCAGAAACCGGCTCGCTAAATAAGGTCGTGGGTGACAAATGAAATCAGGACGACCATCTCTTGTTCGCAGGGGCAATTCAATCTGAACGATAAGCCTTCCGTTTAAATTCCGGGCACCAAAACAATAAGCCACCTCGCGGCGGCTTATTGTTTTCAAATTGAATGTCTCTTCAATCCAGCTTAGCCACGCACATAGCGGCTATCAACTGCAAAGGCAGTCGTTGAGCTGCCAATCGCCTGTACAAAGAACAGTTCGCCATTACGCAACATGAAACCGCCCTGGGCGCTGCCAGACGAGATTTCTATGGTCTGGGTAATTGTCGTGTCCTTGAAAACAAATTTCCAGGTGGTCTTGCCATTGACCACGGAAGATGACACGGCACTGCCAACGAAGTTGATCACTGCACCGTTAGCAGTCGCATTGACAAGATCGACCGAAGAGGCGACGGTTTCACCAGTCAACATTTTGACGGTGGCGTTGGCTTCTGTCCTGATATGTTGCGCCACCACAACTGGCGAGGTGTAGGTGCCAGTTGCGACGATAGCCCCTGTACAGTTGGCGTTTTCGTAGTATTCAATTTTTTGTGACATCGACAGCGCGGAACCAGCGCTGGTCGCCGTGATCGTGGTCGTGTCGATTTCATGGTTCTGACAACCCTGGTAAGTCTTGACTGAAGATGAAGTGCGTACGGCAATGGCAGGCATAGGGCCAGACATCAGCTCTGCCGACCGCGACAAGATCGTGGAAAGAGTAGCGACCTCGGCCAAGAATATCGTCAAGCTCAGGCAGGAATTATTCATCAAGGCAGATGCACCTGTCAGTTACCCTTTCTTGTGGGACATCGCCCAGCGTGATTATGTGCAGTGGAATGGCCTGGGTGGCAATGGTGGCCTGGGCCCACTGGGGCGCAATACCGGTGAGGTAATAGGCGTATTTGGCTCGCTGGACTGGCATGAGGGCAAACGTTTCTCTATCACTTCATTACTGACTGGCCAGGGCTGGACCAAGAAAGTCGTTGAATATGACAGCTCCATCAATACCCAGAATTTGCGCCGTATAGAAAACCAGCTGACTGAATTGCAGTCACCCAAATGGCCGCAAGACATTCTGGGCAAGCTGGACCAGACCCGCATCAAGCGCGGCGAAAAACTGTTTGCCAATTATTGCGTCAGTTGTCATGCAGAGATAGACCGCAGCTCGCCACAACGCCGTGTCGTGGCACATATGTCCAAGCTGGAAGAAGTGGGCACAGACCCGACCATGGCTGACAACAGTATCAAGTATGAAGGTTATTCAGGCATCTTGCGCAATCAGTACGTAGGCGCGGGTGTGGGTGATGTCTTGCTCGATAAAAAAGCCCCTATCGCTGCCCTGCTGACCAAGGCAACGCTGGGCGTGGTAACGACGCCAGATGCAGACAAGGGCTTCATACGCCGCTGGTCTGAGTGGCTGCACAATATTTTCCAGGCTTTGTTCAGCAATGAAATCAAGGACTCAAACAAGCACGGCAATTACAATCCTGATACCACGATGACGCCCTACTCTTCGCTGCAGGCGTACAAGGGGCGCTCACTGAATGGTATCTGGGCGACCGGGCCTTATCTGCATAATGGTTCTGTGCCTACCCTGTATGACTTGCTGTTACCGGTCTGTCAGGCCGAGCAAAAGGATGCAGAATGCAGACCTGAGAAGTTCATGGTGGGCTCACGCGAATTTGATGCAGAAAAAGTCGGCATGAAGAGCACAGGCTATGAAGGTTTTGTCTTTGACACCCGGCTCAATGGCAACCGCAATACAGGCCATGACTATGGAACCAAGCCAGCCAAAGGGGCAGGCGACTTGCCTATGCTGACGAAAGAACAAAGACTGGATTTGCTGGAGTATTTGAAGGATCAGTGATGATCTTCACTGCATTTAAAGTGGGCCGGTGGTTGATCCCGCGATCAGCACCGGTTGCCACAGCACCTGCAAATCTGCTGCGGGTGTGCCATTCATCAGAGCCAGCAGCATTTCACTCATCTTGACGCCTGCTGCCCGGGG
This is a stretch of genomic DNA from Undibacterium sp. KW1. It encodes these proteins:
- a CDS encoding glutathione S-transferase family protein, which produces MSLLLYGHPFSSYTQKVLIALYENDTPFEFRCIGPDTPAYTAEWLQRWPLGKFPLLVDGERNVVETSIIIEYLQMVHPGPVRLLPADPMQALDVRFLDRYFDLHVMTPVQHAVGAALTGDTVKRQEGLAHAASKLDLAYAWLENHLKGDAWASGENFTLADCAAAPSLFYADWTQQIAEKYPKLRAYRSRLLARPSFARAVEEARPYRQLFPLGAPDRD
- a CDS encoding di-heme-cytochrome C peroxidase; the protein is MTEDEVRTAMAGIGPDISSADRDKIVERVATSAKNIVKLRQELFIKADAPVSYPFLWDIAQRDYVQWNGLGGNGGLGPLGRNTGEVIGVFGSLDWHEGKRFSITSLLTGQGWTKKVVEYDSSINTQNLRRIENQLTELQSPKWPQDILGKLDQTRIKRGEKLFANYCVSCHAEIDRSSPQRRVVAHMSKLEEVGTDPTMADNSIKYEGYSGILRNQYVGAGVGDVLLDKKAPIAALLTKATLGVVTTPDADKGFIRRWSEWLHNIFQALFSNEIKDSNKHGNYNPDTTMTPYSSLQAYKGRSLNGIWATGPYLHNGSVPTLYDLLLPVCQAEQKDAECRPEKFMVGSREFDAEKVGMKSTGYEGFVFDTRLNGNRNTGHDYGTKPAKGAGDLPMLTKEQRLDLLEYLKDQ